The genomic DNA CAAATCCAAACAGAACCCATTAAGTAatcaaatccaaacaaaacTCAATAAACAGAGATTAAAAAtaccccccaaaaaaaatcatcatatgAAAAGAGAGTAAGAAATGGCTAACCTTGGAACACTATGCCATCATTTATTTGGTAACCATCATTTGATGCTAGATATCcaacacaaaaattaaacttcTAATGGAAAATAgagatttttgtattaattgcaaCCGCAGTTACAAAATACCTCTCATAATAATGCTGATTTGAGATCGGAACTGAAAAGCCGAGGTAGTTAAGTTTCCGAAATGGTTGACTGTGGATCTCCTTCTTGGTAATACCTAAGTAGCTAAATTTCTGAGCTGGTTGACTGCGGATCTCCTTCTTGGTAATGCCGAGATAGCTAAATTTCTGAGCTGCTTGACTGCGGATCTCCTTCTTGATAAATgcgtttttcttatttataggGGAGCTTGGGTTACCTAGGGCTCGTCTTTGTTTTAAGAGATTTCCCATTTTGTCCCTCAAAATTGATAGTGAGAATGTGAGATAGAGGGAGTTAAGTACaactcttttgtttatatttaaatattaattttatagtttgaGTAAGACTCATATGAAGGAATGTAAAGCATGTCTAAAATATCGCAATTCAATAAGataaccaataatatttttaaaaattcttatgtaaatatatggtcctaataatatattataatcataaatttataaattgacCTAGATATAgctaaataattatataattctagtttttttttattgtattacatattttatgtgttttatgtttttgaattacataaacAATATACAGTACTAGGaacattagtatatttttttttttggcagatataaaaagaaaattcttatctaggaaaaacaaaatccttAATAATGCACAAAGTTCCTAACTACTCCTTGGTTTCATAATAGTGGTGGATCTACATGAAGATTGGGCGGGCGTGTGCCCCAtgctacttattaaaaatgatctaatatttttttgttcagtttATTCTAATAGCCAATTTGGTATTGAGGTGCCCCATGCTCATCTAAGGTGAGGTTTTCAGTATTCTGTTCTTTCAGTTTTTAAtgcttttttgttgtttcttgtttaaataGTATACGCTTAGATATATTTTACCACGTCAAGTTTGAGAGATCGAAGTTTCGGGGAATGTTGGAGCATAGACATAAGTAGATCCCACTCTGTTCCAAAAGTGCAAAACTCCAAGTGTTCAAGCTGGTGGAGGATACTACCAGTAGGAAACTTAGGCTGCAGTTCAAAAACAGTCTATCACAACAGAAATCTATGTAGACAACATTTACAGTAGTGGCAAGGATATCTTACCTTTGAGGGGAAACATAGCGAGAGGCGTTTGACTGATGCAAGAGATTTGAGGATCTCATCAGTGTTGGAACATCTAATAATCATGACGTGTGCTTCCACAATCTCAGGCATATATATACTCAATCATACACTTGGAACCATTCTCTAAAATCTTGAAGTACGTCAAAGAAGGCGTAATCATCAGAATCATTGACTCAGAACCAACTCcataataaataaatctttGTAAAGAAGGCACCGTAACAGAGAAACACGTCACATTGTCAAGGTTGTTGTCCGCTCGAGTCAACTCCAAGACTTCTTAGGAGATTCATCGTCTAGGAAAATCACATAATCGAGATTCATCCTCCTATCATTTCTTTTTAGGGTTGCACTTGAATGTCAAAGTTGGCCATGTAACTTGAATGGTATAGTTATATATCAATGGGCTTAGGCCTATTAGGTCGCCTTAGAGTTAAAACTGACTAAGTTATCTTTGAACAAACATAAGTTTTTTATCCTATTGTTCAACAATTCTCTTCATCAAATCTAACCAAACACTAGCTCACATTCTGCTGAACCCCTCGACAAACGCGCCAATTCCGtgatgagatgatattttactcTCAAGTTGGTCGTCTCCGAGGAGAAAATCGCAATCTTTAAACGCTTTGAATGTTTCAAGATATACGTTGCGAGATCTCTTTCCTTCTTCCATGCTCTGTAGTTTCTCCACTCTAAAGTCTCAAGAACGAACATCAACGTTTCAGGAACAGTGCTCGGTTCCTCCCAGTGAAAAATATGACCTCCAGAAAGATTGTCATGGATCTGTGTGCATTATGAAACACCATTATAGATTTAttagccaaacaaaaaaaaaaagaaccaaacctgAAAAGCGTTTcatagttttttatttaccttGTTAAGCTTGAGAGAACGGAGTTTCGGGGAATGTTGGAGCATAGACATAAGTACCTCCCAATATGTTTCACTAGTGCAGAGCTCCAAATGCACAAGCTGATGAAAGATACTACCAGTAGGAAACTGAGGCTGCGATTACAAGTTAAACAAAAACTTCAATAAAGACCATAAGTTCGATTTGATCACAAAGGAACTCACTAATGTTGTCAAGTGCATACATATACTACCTCTGATATTGAACATAATGAGAGGCGCTTGACTGATTTAAGAGATATGAGGATATCTTCAATGTTGCAACAGTTAACATGGACATGTGCTTCCACGATCTCAGGCATATACTCAATCATACAATTATCACCAAAATCTCTAGTCTTTAGGTACTTTAAAGAAGGCGTATTCAGCACCAACTCCTCAGATTCATATCCTGACTCATAGACAAATCTCTGTAGTGAAGGCACCTTAACAGAGAAACTAATCACATTGTCATCGCCAGCTCGATCCAAGACCAAGACTTCAAGAACAGGACAGCTTGATAAAAGCTTCTTAGGAGATTCATCGTCTAGGAAAATCACACATTTTAGATGCAGCGTTTTGAGCAGctgaaaacatacaaaaaatcgAACATGCACAAGAGATACATGTTTTAACTTCAACACCACAAGTGTTCCACATGTGAACAAGCTCTGAGGCAATCTTCTGATAGGCTCATCAATCATATGACTATAATCAAAATCAAGCTCACGCAAACCTCGTTCCACTGCTATCCTAACCCAAAACCCAATATCTACGTCCCTGCATTTCCGAACAAACTTGAAATGCAAACTCTCTAAGACTGGAGCCGTGTTTAATAGCAAAGACCTGTCCACAAATAGAAAAAACTTCCACGGTTCAGCATCCTCATCATAGTAGATGTACTGGAGTCTAGGCACCAACTTCCAAAGATTCCTCCATCGCTTTGACAGAACACTAGTGTTCAAGACATCTTTTGTAGGAAGCAATGAAAGTATCTGCAAGAGGAAATCATTGGGCAACAAACTGATACGGTCCATAGGACTCTCCAAGTCCAAGCAGTTAATCCAATGATTTAGCTGTCAATACATAAAGAAACAACCTTAACTCAGAGACCAGGTCCCTTAACTTTCGTTTTTTATAGAGACAATGGCATATGAAGTTCAAAGTTGGATGCTTTCTAAAGTTTTTACTGGAAACCAtaagaaacagagttttacaGAAAACAGAGGAATCCAAATCTAAACAATTCACAATCAGTCAATCAGAGAGATCTAAGGAAATTTAATGAAGTAAGAAATGGAATTACCTGTTGGCCCTTGTCGTCGTCactgaagaaccctaatttctaattttgccctctttcttttttcttcactcCCTTAACTTCCTAGTTCCTACTAAGTACTAACAAAGCGtccaataagaaaaaaaaaaaaatcttattttcttatttttctggATCAATTcaaactatttaaaaattaattactactGTGGCAGGaaatttcttttgctttttacatataatttacagattttttttttttaatttattacaaaagtCATATGATTTAACATTTtcagtgtttttaaatttggctaatacatgtataattttaataatcaaTTACATTTAAAATTAGTGATGTTACATCTAAGTTCTAACCGGCCTCATCATTTGATTCCCAAActcttaaatttttgttttttcctatcAAAATGATTTACTTGttacgtttatatatatatatatatatatatattatttttcaaaataaaataacaaaagctttacaactaattaataataatttttgttagattaaaatcatttttaattcaaactatttttaaatatatactttcCGAATATCTCAGTGttcactgaaaaaaaaagagactttttttttttttttggatgaaaatagAGCAAAATCAACTGTCAAAGTGTTTAGGTGGAACTATATGGAAACTcctaattaaagagaaaaatatacatAGTCGGTCCAAATTCAAAATAGTCAAGTGAGAGTATTTAACCAAAGAAAATCTTTGGAAGATTGACCACCAAGCCACTCAAGTCTTTTGAGAAGGTAAACGATCTATAACAcctagttttgtttttggagttaCTTAAGCTTAAATCTCTCTTAAATGGTAAATAAAACAGGTGGATTACGGAATCAGTAACATCTATGGAGTTTGTTCTTTTGGGTTGTCGTACTTAGCTGATTTGGGTTTGTATTTCTCTCCATTGCATGGGATGTTTTGTGCAACTTTAGGTTGGTCaataagaagagagaaggaCCAGCACTTTCCTTTTGtgtctttgttttgcttgttgcTTTTTATCTTTCAGTACTcaagtcaaaacaaaacacgTTATCCAACTTAAAAAATTCCAGGCATGAACTGAGTTCATTTCTAATGttataaaacttctaaaatttcACATAGTTTTATCCAGAGAGTCTTCAGTGAATTTAACCAAACACTCACTAGTTCACATGCTGCTGAaccccaataaaaaaaatcaaaaaacagagcaaatagtTTTAAGAATGGAAACAGAGCAAATTGTTTTAAGAATGGAAACAGAGGGAATGgtttttaaagaagagaaacagagcaaatggTTTTTAAGAAAGAGTTCATGCAACAAAACTAGTTAAGAAGAATCATCCCTGACGGGTTTCAGACTTTTTCAGCCAAAGAGAAACTGACATGTTGAATCACTAAACAAATCTGCCAACTCTTTCAGCATCCGAgatttcttctccaaattgGTGGCTACCGGTGTGAAACTCGCTCTCCTTAAACCCCTTGACTGTTCCAAGATAAACGTCACGAGTTCTCTCTCTGAATACCATCCTCTGTAGTTTCTCCACTCCAATGTTTCGAGTCTGAGCATGATCAAGTTTTCAGGAACAGATATTGGCTCACCTTCCAAATGATACAACTCTTCTTTACTATCACTGCAGCCATGTCTCTGAGAACCGAAACCCCGAAATCTTAGGCTCATTACTAAAGATTAGAGATGATGACTCATAAAAAAAACCCCGAAATCTTTTTTAAGGGTTTAAGTGTGTGTTTTTACCTCATTGAGTTTGAG from Camelina sativa cultivar DH55 chromosome 2, Cs, whole genome shotgun sequence includes the following:
- the LOC104733084 gene encoding FBD-associated F-box protein At5g56370-like, which translates into the protein MDRISLLPNDFLLQILSLLPTKDVLNTSVLSKRWRNLWKLVPRLQYIYYDEDAEPWKFFLFVDRSLLLNTAPVLESLHFKFVRKCRDVDIGFWVRIAVERGLRELDFDYSHMIDEPIRRLPQSLFTCGTLVVLKLKHVSLVHVRFFVCFQLLKTLHLKCVIFLDDESPKKLLSSCPVLEVLVLDRAGDDNVISFSVKVPSLQRFVYESGYESEELVLNTPSLKYLKTRDFGDNCMIEYMPEIVEAHVHVNCCNIEDILISLKSVKRLSLCSISEPQFPTGSIFHQLVHLELCTSETYWEVLMSMLQHSPKLRSLKLNKIHDNLSGGHIFHWEEPSTVPETLMFVLETLEWRNYRAWKKERDLATYILKHSKRLKIAIFSSETTNLRVKYHLITELARLSRGSAECELVFG